Part of the Hevea brasiliensis isolate MT/VB/25A 57/8 chromosome 16, ASM3005281v1, whole genome shotgun sequence genome is shown below.
AAATCATCCAAACCCACATAATACAACAAAGTACCACAAATAATAACCATATAAAAGAGTCAATGCCACCAAGTAGAATTTTTCTTTAGTATTCTTCTTTGTATCTCCCATCactgcttctttttttttatattctttCAATACCTTCAGCTCTTCCTTCACAGAGTTAATTTCATCTTAGACCATACCAACCCTGTGTGTCTTCCTTAGCTCCATAATCTCATATTCCagcttctttttatttatttttttttcactcAATAGATTATTAATAAACATAGTATCCCAACCAGGTGCCTCAGCATTAATCCAATCGAAATACTCATATCCTTTACAATCCTTGTTTTATGGATGAATACCTAAATTGATAGAATCTATACATAAACcatatataagaaaaaaaatcccagaacaattaatttcattcaataattgCACTTATTCAAAATTTCGCACATCTAAAAAACCATCTTCGAGGATTTGTTTCCTTTCATGATGTCGATATTTTGGCAGGTACACAAAAATAACACCTCACTAATGGCTTAGCATATTGACTAGTACTCTTCTACATGAATTCACTCTTTTTGAAGCAAACAATCGTGCCAATGATGAAGAAGAATTTATTGCTCTCTTCACTCTCTCACAAATCCTCGTGAATGGATCAATCACATGCCCTAGAAATTATTTAGGGTTGAGTAATGCATATGTGAGTGATGAAAGGATGACAAGAAATAGTTAGGAGAAAATAAAAGATGTGAGTCATGTGAGTCACTTAGAATTAAATGTGCCGTATTAAATAGTTAGGACCTTAATACGCCAAAATAATTTAAGGGCTTAAGTAACAGTTTGGATAACTTTAGGAGCCAAAGTAGTCCTTTTGCCTTAatgatattatattaattttttttatttaaattatttaaattattatattgtaacttatgtaattaattaataaaataataattatttttgttataACTGCCACTTGTTACCTTCAAAAAAGAGCTTAGCTTACTAATTATTAACTATTACTTTTTCTTCTTTGTTATTTGTTGTGAACTGTAGAAGTGTAtaaactataaaaaaataaaaaaaatacaaaatattaatatttacgtagttctctcaacatagggctacatccataGGCATGCTATCTTTCACTATCAATAAATATAATCATCAATTATAAACTCAAATTATACTACCCATAAACCCAATTACACCTAAGAGGACTCTCACTATATAACTGATTatagtaaatacattagttagtcaTCTCAGTCTTCTATAGATATAATCaaatatatttactactttaactactacaccacaaagggtgtcttgacaagagccctctcaccaatggacaagaattcCTTCCACTTGAATTCTATATCCTTTCTCTACCTTAGGCTGAAGCCTCTTTCCCTCCATTGGACTATAATAAGCAAATGCCCCTCATCAATGGGTAGAGCCAAATCTTCAGCAATTAGCAAAGTCGTTCTCTACAGTGGACGATAACTCTACTCTATGAGTTGAAAGTTACTCTCCATGGGTAAAACCAAATAACCTTTCCAAAATACTCCTATTCACAGTGTTAGTCACCTCAATTCTAATCTAATTAAAAATCTCACTCAATTTAAGAATAATACTAAAATTAATAGAAGTTCTACTCTATATAGGAAATATATCTCCATcttattgagaaatatttctccTATTAAAATTAGGAAAAGATCTTCCAAATCAACTAAGATTTTGGATCCTAAATCTAATAATCTCCACATTGACTTAAAATCCATCAATCATTATATAGCTCAAATTCTTGGGTGTCTTCAATCATCAAAATCTCCATGATTGGgcttgaacccttcaaatcatcAATCTTTGTCATCTTTTATCTTAGGTGTAACTTACTtctttcttcaaaaaaaaaaaatctttgcaTTGTCAACCATCTTAATTTCACATTAAGAGCTAGACCTTaatttctgtaacaccctaggcaaatcccacatcgacaaaacacgggagagatgctgggttcataagatggaggtttctaacccctattgacgcgttataaaaccgtgagggcttcggcccagagcggacaatatcactagtgggccgggccattacatttgttgtatcagagccgctccgcgtgcaaccttgaacgatggtggggcaaacctcagcgaggacgctgagtcccataaggggggtggattgtaacaccctaggcaaatcccacatcgacaaaacacgggagagatgctgggctcATAagatggtggttcgtaacccctattgacgcattataaaaccgtgagggcttcggcccagagcggacaatatcactagtggatgCATGATTGTAGTTTTACATGtgattatttaatttatcattaaattttaataattttacttgattttaatttattgtgaCATAtaattatttgatgaaattaatattatcgaattttgataaataatttttctaagtgtaaaaatgaaatttaaagaataTTTAGCTAACaagtcaaaaattaaattaaattaaattaaattaaattattattattatacactAAAAGATGAAACATTTTCACTGTTCCTAAAAATAACAAAAGTACTATTTTACCCCTGTCCCCTTAATTATATCTCTACCCTTTTATATACTTACAACTTCACTCTCATTCTTCATCACCTTCACGATTTTTTTCAATATGAAATATGAAATAAGATAATAGGGGCTGAATGCCCTTAGAAAAATTGTGTGTGAACAAAATGCTAACATCTAATTGGATTAATACCAATTCAAAATTAGGATATGGATGAAAAAATCTCTCCCTTTGGCACATTATTATCTTGACTTACCGTCTCATGAGTTAAGAAAAAATTTTGGATACTGTCGGTTAATTGACAAATGATCCAGGGAAAATGATCTCCAAGCCAATTAATTGAGACTTTTAAGGCATTATGTCACACAATAACAAATACAAACAGAGGATCTTCTGCCTCAATAACAAGGCATCAAAACTAGTTCTATTACACATCCAAATTTGCAGAGCAACACAAGTTTTAAAACCCTTCTTAATGCTTGAACTGAAATTCACACACCCATTATTTGTTCCATATATATAGTTATATCGCACggtgaagatgaagaagaagcaaTTGCAGAAACTTCAGGGCTTAAACAGCTACAGGATTGACTAGGAAAGTAGCCAGGATATCCTTGAGTGAAGTCTTGGAGTTTGTATAACTATCTTCATCTTTGTAAACAACATCCATGACCCTTACAATGTTCAGAATACACATCAAAATAGGCTTTGGAATATCTGCAGTTTCTTTCAGGAGCTCCTCGTTGAGGTCTTTCCACAAATTTATGACTATTTTGTATAACTCATCATATGCCTCCTGCTGTGATACGCCATGTTGCTTCATATAGCATTCCACAGCTGAAGCAACATGTCCCCTTTCTTGCTCAAACTGTGCAAACATTGCAATTGCAGCATTGAGAAATATTGGGTCATCATCTCAAGACAACAAAGAATTAAACTTCAATTTTGATTATTTGATAGATTTACAACTAATATTATTCaaaataaaagaattttttttaattatcaagccaaaaataaatagtattaatttATTGGAAGAACTCATTTCAAACCttgaatttttcaaaatttgtttATTGAAcctatatttttctttttctttttcttttttttcagtTGAgtctaaaaaattttcaatttgaggacattaatatttattcaactCAAGAGTACATAACTTTGTTTGGTCATAGATGCATCTCTTAATTTTAAAAAGCTCCCAAGTTCaagtctctctctcactctcgctctctctctctatatatatagcattagaattttttaaaaattgttctaCTGCTCAACTCAAAATCATCTATAGGCTGAGAAATTATTATTTCCTGATTTGTGTGGGTAATTGCCATACGTACCTCATGGGACCTGATGTCATCTATGAGCCTGGCAAGACCTGATGCAGCATATAAAAGTTTAGGTTCAGTGAAAAGCCAATCAAAGACCTCTTTTGAAGCCACTTCGCCCATCCCACAGAAGGATAAGGTTATCAAGATAGGGTAAGTAGAGCTGATCACTGCAACAGAAATATATTCTTCTAATGTTGGCACATAATCACTGTTGAACCATCTTGCTTCAGTGATATAAGCTCTCACTTGCTTCTTCACCTGCAAATTAATTGAAAGGTTGTAGTGATGCTGTTGTAttacaatctttttttttttttttttttctataagcagaaaaatttattgaaatagggAAATAAACAGAGAAGAGAACAAGACAAGAGACCACTAAACAACGGAAACCCACAAAAAAGAGAACCCACAACATAAGAATAGCCCAAAAAATCAGTCCCTAGAAGCTCGGGGGACCCAGCTTTGAATGAAAGCAACTTGCCACTGCGGAGACACGAACCAACAGTACTAACAGGACATGGCACTGATTAGCTAAATGTTGAACCTGCTTCAGAATAATAAAGCTCTGCTTTGATCTACTGTGAGAAACAAAAGCTGACTGCGGAGGTGCAAAAATAATCCATtcccaataataaaaaaaaaatgaaaaacttTTACATAAACCAAGATACAAATACAGATCACTTATTTTATATACAGATCACTCAACTATTCTTTATAATACACTTGAAATGCAAAAATGTTATTAATAAGAGATAAATACATcggtaacaatgataaaaagaaagttaaaattagaagaaaaaaattaattaatactaatttatttttttaaaatctcaaataaagtgggaaaatttttcttttttctaaaaCAACACTTAAGAAAAGGTGAAAGTTTACCGCTTCCTTTGCGTAGTGAATGCAGAATGGCCTCCCTTCCTTTGTAGTTACTGCCTCTATTTCAGCGTAGAAATCTAAAAATGCGTCTAAATACGCCTTCATGTAATCCGGAAGTTGATCTTTCATGCTAATATCCCAACTGAAAAAGCAATTATGTTAAGTGTCCAGTTCCAGTAAGCCAGTTCAGTATTGGGCTAATACTAAAATCTGCAAAAATGTTGCTCAAGAAATTAATTAAGCTTATATACAAACCTCTCAACCACTTTGGTGAATAGCTCTAGTTCTTCAATCGTACCATTCACATCATATATATCATCCATAACAGACAGCATAGCAACAGCTTTAGACAATACTTCTCTCGCAAAAACATATTGTGGCTCAGAAAACGTTCCTAATGCCCAGAAAGAGCATTCGATCACTCTGTCTCGAGCGAAAGGTAGTTTGGTTGTGAAGTCCAAATCTATCCACCACCTAAAATGCAGAAATGAACAAACCATGTTCCTGTTAATTAATTAGCTCCTATCTATACAGAGATTGGTACTTAAAAATAGCTTAGCTTACTTTGTGATCATGTTCATGTCTTTTTGATGCAACATCTGCACTATATTGTAATCCAACTTTGCCAGCTTCAGTAAAGGTTTAATATCTGCCTCGTCTTGCTGGTAAATAGAGAAATAATCCCTTGACTCTTTCCTTGGTAATCCTCTGCGTATAGGCCACCTTAAAGCATGGCTAACTTGGTCAGCAAGAGGAGAACCAAATTGGGTTGCCATTATTAGGTGAGTTTTGGTGAATTCAAGAGCTTCATCTAGTATATCTTCTCCTTGCACACTGAGATATGAAGCTTCATACAAGCTTAACAAGCCATGCACATCATTGATTAAATCTTCCTTAAAGTTACCTTCCCCATCCTTGAACTTGCTGAAAACATCTGATTCACCCACAAAAAGAGCTGCCTGACAATGAGTAAATGGTGAAGAATGCACATGCGTCCTAATTAATTTAGAAATGGACATGAAGATTTCTTTGAAGGGACTTACCAGATGAAACGTGATAGCCCTGCTGTCTTAGAAGGCGAAATCGAAGAGCCACAGTACAGAGGTTCCCGTCATCTTCAAAGTCTTGATAAATTTTTTTCAATGCTTCTTCTATTTCTCCTTCAAAATGGTAAGAAATCCCAAGTCGTTGAATAGCATCTAGCAACTTCAGCTTTTCTGAAGCTTTATGATCAGTAGCAGAGGTAAGCATCCTCCTCACTTCTTCTTTCAGAATCTTGGCTTGTTCAGTCCAAACACTTGCCATCTGTGCAAAGACATTAAAACTTTATGCATTAGAAATTGTTTATTTCTTGCAAGGTTGAACTACTAATTTCTTTGCCTTTGTTACCTGATTATCGGATACGCGCTTGATGAAGTAGTCACCCCAGACGGTTGGATGAAACTGTGCTGTTCGGCGAACTTGAGCTCTTTGGGTTGCAGCTGGAAGGGACATGTTTGTGTTTGAAAGAAGAGACGCCAAGATATATGTTAGCGTCCAAGAACTCGGTGTTTCAAGGCTTTCAGACTGCAAGAGCTATGTGCAGagagtcatatatatatatatatatatatatatatatattcatctgGTTGCTGGATTTgctatttaagaaaataaaatctaaaatatattaattaaaaatattaaaattaatttaaagttaaatttaatatattttagatttaaaagagtaaaaaaaacaattttaaattattaatttttttaatagaaaagATATTTTATTAAAAGCTCAGTACGCTACGAGCTGTAAATGTAAAATATAAAAGTGAATTACAcatattatatttttacataaataaaattaattattcataCAACAAAATTGGAAAATCCAGTAGTGTCAATAGAATATGAATTTGTTTTGTCAATAGATAGATTTTACGCTCCACTGTTCAACTCTATTATCTTTTAATAAGCCATAttatagaaaaataataataatttattagtaaaaacacatagttatgcCATTATAGGAGAAAAATACAATATCATACACTTAAAATCTATCAATAAACAAAGAACTGAGAGTTTATTCTCTCAAAATCTATCAACAATGATAGATCAGCTAAGATATGCCTAAATTTGGTTCCAAACAAACACAAATATGggagttattaaaaaaaaaacacaaaaaaaaaaacaaataaaaagcagAAAAGGAAGGAAGAGGTTGTCACTAGTGAAAAACACTCATTGATGACCACTCAATGCAAAAATCAAATGGATGAAGGACGGCGGAAAAGAGAAatgagaaaattttaatttaaactattaattttttaataatatttaaagtaatacttttttaaaaattaattttattatctttgAATCATagttttaatataatataatgtaatcaaTCATGTAATATAATAAATGTTATAATATAATATAGTTGTCATTTCATTTTCATATTTGATTGCAAAATAAAAATGCAAAAACACATATTGATAAAATACCATAGTGACAAGTGATCAAGTGGTGGTCATATACTAGTCATTTCCATCGGTCTAGTTTTGATCCAAAACCAATTCTAGATTGATTTAAAGTCTATTTTATCATGCCAATTCAAATTGGTTTTGTTTCCGAGTTAAACTTGACCGCTTTTAGACTAGAACCAAATTAAAACCATGACTATCATAGACTATTTGtttggttttacaaccaccgcaagtgcatggatcgctaataagtaataaaatgatgagtagagtattgttCCTGCGAGAAGTTAAAGACGTAAGTACTAAACCACACAACAATCTTAACTGTTTAAACTATCAAAACTTGTGAGAGAAAATTCTAACTAAGAAAGACAGAGTGACTACTAAAAATCAACGAGAGTAAATTTGAAAGCTTAAAGAGAATTCTAATTATGTGAACAATTCtgaaatttcagatttcataccttaaccTTGTTATAGTTTTAATCTTGCTTTATCAGTGGAGTAAGTATTTgtttctttgatggaaattaatcctaaggtatcctagatcctctctcaaggtatctaaggtATATATCAATTGGAGCTAAAATCTACTTttgttggtgattagtcctaatcaaaACCCTTTGATATCTATGATTAATTTTTAGAATTCCATAAAGGTTAtcaacctatctctaggtcagtcttcctaggttcaaaatcttcatTTTTCAATACTAACCTTCACCTCCCAGTtcatcaattagtatcttagatcatgactaagtgggtaccaacacatagcatgtaaTAAGAACATAagatattgaatcaaagaacaagacTTAATTCCATAAATAAACTCAATATATACCCATAACAAAAATCAAGAATGCTACTTTTTTAATTCCAGAATTTAAggagttactcactcatggtgagtttgatAAACATAATGAAGTAAAAATAAAGGCACATGAAAACCAATATGAAGAATAAGAACAAAAGAACTAAGGGAGGATTCTATAAttgtgatcttgtggaactttggctgaGAAGTCTGTTCTTGGCGCTGATGTAATCCTCCTTCAAGACGGCTAGGGTTCTTTAAGAAGGCTTATTTCAAAACTCTCcctttttgtgtgtgtgtgtctccTCCAAAAAGCTCTCTCAAAAGCCCCCTTTTCGTTTTCTGCTAGCTCTTTTTTATATTTGGCGTCATAGGGTTAAATTTTAGAGTCCCAAAGGCATTAGAAGTCTAATTAGTATGCCAAAATAGGAGTTAGAGTCTTATTAAAGAGAGATTGCTGAAATGTAGTATACGGCCTGTGTGTCGCTACACGGCTCGGGGCCTGGGGCGTGTAAGTTACTGGAATATGTTGGCTTCCTCTTGGATAGGGGCAGTAAGTTACacgtgtaacaccctcatactaagtagttCCGTACAtcttactgttctggtgactaatgtctgtcctgacagctagaatgtctggaactatatttaaatcacATAAAAAAGTTATGAActaaattaatagagatcaaaTGATATTGGATGAAAATAAGAGTAATAAAGCACAAATAGGTTAAATAAGCCTAGATCCCGATGATGGGTGACCGACACGAGCTCAGTTGTTACCCTAGATTCGAGTGGGACCTCATAGAATCCTAAATTAAGGGTTAACTGCGAAACTACTGGGAATTTGAAAATCAATGAAATAAAAAGGAAACAAACACAAATAAGTGAATCAAAATCtcaggactcatcgggtattactgAAAAAGATGAACTATaatccgatgaggggcattttggtcaattcactctaagagttgacttttgacctaaatgtccattaaattgagtgagattaaaatattaaaaaagaattaaaaatatgaaaaggtgtatggaaaggaagaaaagaaaataaagggattaggaaaattaaaattttacaattatGACGTCACAATGACATCATCATGGCacacttaaaattaaaattaattaatataagataagtataaaagaagacaaaaacaATTAATTGATCtaatcttcttccttcttcttcttgcttggcCGACCACCATTGCTCTCCCTATCTCCCTCCATTGTTAACAACTTCAAGCCTTGAACCTCctcaattcttccataaatcatctAGTCCCTTAAGTAAAAACTTGATTTTTGATTATGAAAAGAAGATAGGAAGCAAGAGAttgaaggaaaattgaagattgtgAAGTTGGGAAAGTTGTCAAGTTAGGTAAGTTGATTTCTAAGCTTCATTTCTTATATAATCACttgaattgagtttgattatGAGAAATTTACTTGAGAAATGATAAAATTATGCATGTTAGGAAGGGGATGCATTTTGGCTAGCTTAGGTACAAGTAGGGTTTTGatatttttgatgaaattaaacatgaatttaagcttGTATGGAGGGGTATATGGGAGTTATATGTTGAAATAGCATGGAAATTGCATGAATTGGGAgatgtgaaattagggtttgatgaaaattagggtttctattgtatgaagtgtaattagggttcttaatgCCAAATTAAGGTCATTTGATGTGCCATTAATTTGAATTGGTGTTGATTTGAGGAAAGAAATCAATGGAATGCTAGTGTGTTGAATTGCTGAAATCTGGACAATTGAGTCCAGTGTGCTTAGCAGCCTATAAatagagctacacaactctaattggtgtaaaaccaattggaaaggaaacctaagacataatgctaaatttttcattaagaaatgaccataagttacctTAAATTTGGCTTGAATCCAGAATTGTGATTCTAGACTtgataaaaatgactaaatgaatagtacttagtaaattaggcataactcactctagaaaactccaatttaggtgattcttgaaccaatggaaacctgaaacataggagaacaatttttATGGAGACCATGAACTCAAATTATGGCCCTAAAGTAATCAAATTGCTAGGTAAATTTGATTCAGTAAATCTGCCCTGATTCTGGACTGACCTAAAAATCCTGCACAATGAGCTATCCGAtcaattttggcaaaattgccataacttgggctagaaaaCTGAAAATATAGTAATTTCAAAGCCAAAATTCTcctaagacatagaactaaaaactttatgttttgaccataacCCAATTCATAGGACAAGGTAGGAGAATTGTTGGGATAATTCAGGAATCCCAAATCTAGAATTCCTGCACCTTAGCTATTTAGCCCTATGACCTCTgaatggttatcaggccataacttcctctacaaaactccaattaaagtgattcaaaatgatttgaaaatctaTAACAaatacctaaaacattgtttcagggactagggccaaattatgagcttaagatgccAAGATATAGAATGGAAAGTTAGGATACAAATCTAGAAAACTTGGAATTTTATGATATGACACGTGGAATAGTGTTTGGTAATTTGGCCATAATTTAAGATCTagaactccaaattaagtgattcaaaaaggaaaataaaattaagacatagaggaataactgtTATTAAGATCACCTTCTCAAATTATGATTAGAACTAGGTTAAAATGGAGTTAAAAAGTCAGGGTTCCTAATTGTCCAAAACCAGCAATTTATTGAAATTGCATAGCCAAATTAGGAAATTCATTAGGCATTTAttgaatatgtaacacccctatgttcggtagtgcgttctactgttcctgtgaccagtgttgtccggttagctaggatgcctagaactacacttagatatagatgaggagacataaaataatgaaatacaataaaagaaaagacaagaaaaataaagaaaaaataatagcaatgaaatgtaaccaagttaaacgagccgagaaccctagcgatgggtgaccgcaccgggaagttgcgacgtggaccgttgactagccctggactgcgggaaaccctgaaaaatatttttaggacttaaataaatatttattgaagtgtaaataccattagaaatatcaaagaaaaattaattaattagtacaaagaaaagtgagaaatcgagaaaacggacaaaaccggtgttgccaaaaaatcgggaatgcaacccgaacaggggcattgtggtcatttgacaccccgagttgtcttttgacttaaatgtccattaaaaatatatgatattacacttgaaaaatgtcatgcaaaattaaattggtggtacattaattaaatagcaaaagtaaggggttaaatgtgggaattttggaatttaagattaaataaacattaaacttcaattagtggtccactaactcccttaagtggaccattaaccttcatttggctgaaataacttcatcttcttccaccTTTAAGACAACTAGCTGAAAATGGAAGAGTGAAAACCTCCATGGATGCATTATttacaagcttcatgcaagcttgatccaagcctccttccttgcacttcccttcattaaaattgtccatacaccttgggcagtagattggcagcaagaagaccaagttttggagaggttttgaagagtttccaaagtggtaagtatgtgtttttgattattgcttcattaaagtttgtgaggatgttatgggtacttgaattgtggagagatttttggagattgatgtattaagggagatgtttatttttggcaaccatgaaaactccttaagggcagtttattcttacttgtaaatggtagattaaaaggttgattaagtgtttatatgtgtaggaataagttgggtaatgtatactaagtatatgtgaatgtatacttgaatttggaagcttggaactttattcaaagtgaggtacaaatcggcagcttgaattgtgaaccaaaaaaatgttatgtcatggtttggtttgtgaaatattattgttgaattatggtatttgttatggcagcttgtacatgggtataaaggtttgagtttggacatgtgaatgagcttggttatgtagttaaattgtgtgtaaattggacttggtaaattctgtactataaggtgcatgttgagtgtggttataagctgccaaagtgacaaaaaatgtgttgtgaaatgtgt
Proteins encoded:
- the LOC110662165 gene encoding probable terpene synthase 3; amino-acid sequence: MSLPAATQRAQVRRTAQFHPTVWGDYFIKRVSDNQMASVWTEQAKILKEEVRRMLTSATDHKASEKLKLLDAIQRLGISYHFEGEIEEALKKIYQDFEDDGNLCTVALRFRLLRQQGYHVSSDVFSKFKDGEGNFKEDLINDVHGLLSLYEASYLSVQGEDILDEALEFTKTHLIMATQFGSPLADQVSHALRWPIRRGLPRKESRDYFSIYQQDEADIKPLLKLAKLDYNIVQMLHQKDMNMITKWWIDLDFTTKLPFARDRVIECSFWALGTFSEPQYVFAREVLSKAVAMLSVMDDIYDVNGTIEELELFTKVVESWDISMKDQLPDYMKAYLDAFLDFYAEIEAVTTKEGRPFCIHYAKEAVKKQVRAYITEARWFNSDYVPTLEEYISVAVISSTYPILITLSFCGMGEVASKEVFDWLFTEPKLLYAASGLARLIDDIRSHEFEQERGHVASAVECYMKQHGVSQQEAYDELYKIVINLWKDLNEELLKETADIPKPILMCILNIVRVMDVVYKDEDSYTNSKTSLKDILATFLVNPVAV